A window of the Podospora bellae-mahoneyi strain CBS 112042 chromosome 6, whole genome shotgun sequence genome harbors these coding sequences:
- the PMS1 gene encoding ATP-binding mismatch repair protein (COG:L; BUSCO:EOG0926213Z; EggNog:ENOG503NV9D) — MASNVTIKAIDSSAVHQIQAGQVIVDLCSVAKELVENSVDAGATTIEVRFKNQGLDSIEVQDNGAGIAPHNYESIALKHYTSKLSTYDDLSTLQTFGFRGEALSSLCALSKFSVITCTKEQVPRAAKLEFEMSGKLKSTSVVSGQRGTSVIVEDLFRNLPVRRRELERNIKREWGKVISLLNQYACIQTGVKFTVSQQPTKGKRMVLFSTKGNPTTRENIINVFGVKTMNALITMDLKLQLTPTAGPLVKGKARADGSNTEVRVLGYVSRPTPGEGRQTPDRQMFYVNGRPCGLPQFVKVFNEVYRSYNASQLPFIFADIQLDTHLYDVNVSPDKRTILLHDQGQMLDNLRESLIELFETQDVTIPTSQAQGLRQTPFKKPTLVRSQTPVSVASVSNRRTAILSHQSSESDSPITQRRASVDDQDEEEEETSEMAENPEKDKTEVAMEDAEDEPPQSSVPAIPPPSQPAAPRSSPIAPARFKRSTQEVATITIGDSTVTSVIRSPLKRSRIEEPSRPSQKLGAAKAGKKTAPVPSFGGRLTQMFSAAASSKGGSTEDLEITTEEVDIEDEEIEVDEEASDAAGSAEGQDDDNEESLFVSQGEDNDVDMEEPEMPRSSHEEGEEKKEQEEEEEELRADNEGNEEMPSEADSPRASIEQDECCDHDSADDEYIDEEEKKAQEEKKVQALIDAAQATAAEASEESEKRSQMLLKGRPKRKDMTLNLIHRVRTNEMEINQQIISLSNHLPPQKSKPPPPQDDDGLDAANPEEKLSLKITKTDFAKMKIIGQFNLGFILAVREGSSSPSDDDDELFIIDQHASDEKYNFERLQSTTTVQSQRLVQPKPLTLTALEEEIILENLVSLERNGFVVSVDTSGDSPVGSRCQLVTLPLSRETTFDLTDLEELIFLLGDNPSSSATTIPRPSKVRKMFAMRACRSSIMIGRALSGRQMERVVRNMGGMEKPWNCPHGRPTMRHLCGLGGAFEGRTWQEGGKVDWRVFLRGGKGKQRAG, encoded by the exons ATGGCATCCAACGTCACCATCAAGGCCATCGACTCGAGTGCAGTCCATCAGATCCAAGCTGGTCAGGTTATTGTCGATTTGTGCTCTGTAGCCAAAGAGCTCGTGGAGAACAGTGTGGATGCCGGGGCAACCACCATCG AGGTACGGTTCAAAAACCAAGGTCTTGACTCCATCGAGGTCCAAGACAATGGAGCCGGAATTGCACCACACAACTACGAATCAATCGCCCTAAAGCATTACACGTCCAAGCTCTCAACATATGATGATCTCTCCACACTTCAGACGTTTGGCTTCCGTGGGGAGGCATTGTCCTCCCTCTGCGCACTATCCAAATTCTCTGTTATAACTTGCACCAAGGAGCAGGTCCCTCGCGCTGCGAAGCTCGAGTTCGAGATGTCTGGGAAGCTTAAGAGCACCAGCGTTGTTTCGGGCCAGCGTGGTACTTCTGTAATTGTAGAGGACCTCTTCCGCAACCTCCCAGTACGCCGTCGTGAGCTGGAGAGGAACATCAAGAGGGAATGGGGCAAGGTTATCAGCCTGCTCAACCAATATGCCTGCATCCAAACGGGCGTCAAGTTCACCGTTTCCCAGCAGCCCACCAaagggaagaggatggtTCTGTTCTCGACCAAGGGTAATCCCACAACACGCGAGAATATCATCAATGTGTTTGGTGTCAAGACGATGAATGCTTTGATCACAATGGATCTCAAGCTGCAGCTCACACCTACCGCCGGTCCTCTCGTGAAGGGTAAAGCTAGAGCTGACGGGAGCAATACCGAGGTTAGGGTGCTGGGGTATGTCTCCCGGCCGACACCTGGTGAAGGCCGACAAACACCAGATCGTCAAATGTTCTACGTCAATGGGCGGCCTTGCGGTCTACCCCAGTTTGTCAAGGTCTTCAACGAGGTGTATCGCTCCTACAATGCTTCACAGTTGCCTTTCATCTTTGCAGACATTCAACTCGACACTCATCTTTACGACGTCAATGTCAGTCCAGACAAGCGCACCATCTTGCTCCACGACCAAGGTCAAATGCTTGACAATCTGCGGGAGTCCTTGATTGAACTCTTCGAGACGCAGGATGTCACCATTCCGACatcccaagcccaagggCTGAGGCAGACACCGTTTAAGAAACCGACGCTTGTTCGCTCACAGACACCGGTCTCTGTTGCTTCTGTAAGCAACAGGAGGACAGCCATACTGTCGCATCAATCGTCCGAATCAGACTCACCGATTACACAGAGACGAGCGTCGGTCGATGAtcaagatgaagaggaagaggaaacTTCTGAGATGGCCGAGAACCCAGAGAAAGACAAGACAGAGGTCGCAATGGAAGATGCGGAAGACGAGCCACCACAATCTTCAGTTCCGGCGATTCCGCCACCGTCGCAACCTGCAGCTCCACGATCTAGTCCCATCGCTCCAGCTCGGTTTAAACGGTCAACTCAAGAAGTGGCTACGATCACCATAGGCGACTCCACCGTGACGAGCGTGATCAGGAGTCCTCTGAAACGATCAAGAATTGAGGAGCCTTCCAGGCCTTCCCAAAAGCTTGGCGCTGCTAAGGCCGGGAAGAAGACCGCACCTGTGCCATCCTTTGGCGGACGTCTCACTCAAATGTTTTCTGCTGCGGCGAGTAGTAAGGGAGGCTCGACAGAAGATCTTGAGATTACTACAGAAGAGGTGGAcattgaggatgaggaaattgaggtggatgaggaagcTTCGGACGCCGCTGGATCGGCAGAGGGCCAGGACGATGACAACGAAGAGTCCTTGTTTGTGTCTCAAGGAGAGGATAATGATGTGGACATGGAAGAACCTGAGATGCCTCGTTCCTCTCacgaagaaggggaggagaagaaggagcaggaggaggaggaggaggagctccgGGCTGATAATGAAGGGAATGAGGAGATGCCTTCAGAAGCAGACAGCCCAAGAGCCTCTATCGAGCAAGACGAATGCTGCGACCATGACTCAGCCGACGACGAGTAcatcgacgaggaagaaaagaaggcacaagaagaaaagaaggtaCAAGCCCTTATCGACGCCGCCCAGGCCACCGCTGCCGAAGCATCAGAAGAAAGCGAAAAGCGCTCCCAGATGCTCCTCAAAGGTCGTCCAAAGCGGAAAGACATgaccctcaacctcatccacaGGGTTAGAACCAACGAAATGGAGATTAACCAGCAAATCATCTCCCTTtcaaaccacctcccaccccagaaaagcaaaccacctcccccccaagaCGACGACGGCTTAGATGCAGCCAACCCCGAAGAAAAACTCTCCCTAAAAATCACCAAAACCGACTTTGCCAAAATGAAAATCATCGGCCAATTCAACCTAGGcttcatcctcgccgtcCGGGAgggttcctcctccccctcagacgacgacgacgagctctTCATAATCGACCAACACGCCTCGGACGAGAAATACAACTTTGAGCGCCtccaatccaccaccacggtcCAATCCCAGCGTCTTGTCCAGCCCAAACCCTTGACTCTGACCGCCCTAGAAGAGGAGATAATCCTCGAGAACCTCGTCTCTCTCGAGCGCAACGGGTTTGTGGTATCAGTCGACACATCTGGGGACTCCCCGGTGGGATCGAGGTGTCAACTCGTCACTCTACCTTTGTCGAGGGAGACAACGTTTGATTTGAcggatttggaggagttgatctTTTTGCTGGGGGATAACCCGAGCAGTTCGGCTACGACGATACCGAGACCGTCAAaggtgaggaagatgttTGCCATGAGGGCTTGCAGGAGTAGTATCATGATTGGGAGGGCGTTGTCGGGGAGGcagatggagagggtggtgaggaatatgggggggatggagaagCCGTGGAATTGCCCGCATGGGAGGCCGACGATGAGGCATTtgtgtgggttggggggagcaTTTGAGGGGAGGACGTggcaggagggggggaaggtggattggagggtgtttttgaggggggggaaggggaaacaGAGGGCTGGGTGA
- the TMS1 gene encoding Membrane protein tms1 (EggNog:ENOG503NW06; COG:S) has product MGALLSLPLMAVPSLGTLLSFGASCCGAATCSMVCSACGKCGNSVATRIAYALILLVNSILSWIMLTKWAIEKLQHLMLDYVKIKCGEGDCYGWLAVHRINFALGMFHLVLAGLMLGVHSSKNPRAAIQNGFWGPKIIAWLGLIVLTFFIPDTFFQFWGNYVALICAMLFLMLGLILLVDLAHNWAEYCLGQIEESESKTWRVVLIGSTLGMYVASLAMTVVQYVFFAGSGCSMNQAAITINLLLWLAISVISVHPTVQEYNPKAGLAQAAMVAVYCTYLTMSAVSMEPDETEDKHCNPLIAGQGTRTTTVVIGAIVTMLTVAYTTTRAATQSLGLGGKGGGQIRLPEEDEVDYEHSLITTQPDNSRRQMRAEALRRAVEEGSLPADALLSDDDDDHVHGHSPNGGTMDDERTSTQYSYAMFHVIFFLATAWVATLLTSDWDDGKVADGGDFATVGRTLWASWVKIVSGWVCYGMYTWTLVAPIVLPGRFEFE; this is encoded by the exons ATGGgcgccctcctctccctcccgcTGATGGCGGTTCCAAGCCTAGGCACA CTCCTCTCCTTCGGCGCAAGCTGCTGCGGAGCAGCAACCTGCTCAATGGTGTGCTCCGCCTGCGGAAAATGCGGCAACTCGGTCGCAACCCGCATAGCCTacgccctcatcctcctcgtcaactCGATCCTCTCCTGGATCATGCTCACAAAATGGGCCATCGAGAAGCTCCAGCACCTCATGCTCGACTACGTAAAGATCAAATGCGGCGAGGGCGACTGCTACGGCTGGCTAGCAGTCCACAGAATCAACTTTGCGCTCGGCATGTTCCACCTCGTCCTTGCCGGACTGATGCTGGGGGTTCACTCCTCCAAGAACCCTCGCGCGGCGATACAAAATGGTTTCTGGGGTCCAAAGATCATTGCCTGGTTGGGGCTAATCGTGTTGACTTTTTTCATTCCGGATACGTTTTTCCAATTTTGGGGGAACTACGTCGCGCTGATTTGCGCGATGCTGTTTTTGATGCTGGGGTTGATTTTGCTGGTGGATTTGGCGCATAATTGGGCAGAGTACTGTCTTGGGCAGATTGAGGAGTCCGAGTCGAAGACCTGGAGGGTGGTTTTGATTGGGTCGACGTTGGGGATGTATGTGGCTAGTTTGGCCATGACGGTGGTGCAGTATGTGTTTTTTGCCGGGTCGGGGTGTTCGATGAACCAGGCGGCGATTACGATCAATTTGCTACTCTGGCTGGCCATCTCGGTCATTTCGGTGCACCCGACTGTGCAGGAGTATAACCCCAAGGCCGGGCTGGCTCAGGCGGCCATGGTGGCGGTATACTGCACCTATTTGACCATGTCGGCCGTGTCGATGGAGCCGGACGAGACGGAGGATAAGCATTGTAATCCGTTAATTGCGGGGCAGGGGACGAGGACTACAACTGTGGTTATTGGTGCTATTGTTACGATGTTGACGGTGGCGTATACGACCACCAGGGCGGCGACGCAGTCtcttggtttggggggaaaAGGTGGGGGACAGATTCggctgccggaggaggacgaggttgattATGAGCACAGCCTCATCACCACGCAACCGGATAACTCGCGGCGTCAGATGCGTGCCGAGGCGCTGAGacgggcggtggaggaggggtccCTTCCGGCGGATGCGCTCTtgtcggatgatgatgatgatcatgtCCATGGGCACTCACCCAATGGCGGGACGATGGACGATGAACGGACGAGCACGCAGTACAGTTATGCCATGTTTCAcgtcattttctttttggcgACGGCGTGGGTGGCGACGTTGCTGACGAGCGAttgggatgatgggaaggTGGCGGATGGGGGGGATTTTGCTACGGTGGGGAGGACGCTGTGGGCGAGCTGGGTCAAGATTGTGAGCGGGTGGGTTTGTTATGGGATGTATACTTGGACGCTCGTGGCGCCGATTGTGCTGCCGGGGAGGTTTGAGTTTGAGTAG
- the BST1 gene encoding GPI inositol deacylase (COG:U; BUSCO:EOG09262KN8; EggNog:ENOG503NVMH) → MPSLCPALTTVPTKTKKSLPAPIHAQRFVAVAIAPRQSPFPPASVSLDLELPRTAPHREAQPAITHIPKGRSRPPTDPAGMTRHSSGSSEDGDTLHVEVPHVSSSNQSTLRPQAAAQPSTSTSPDSTASHHHQRRSSVDPRTSSSISRRSTSINWKPTETRNGSLEKSPSPTRPTTPSPLGLIPTANGSHAKKREMEKAHEAMFAVRHQRWRSPWAIGLLALVASITGIALLLTVVHSSVTRQIDPKGCRMSYLRPSYAKLNEFDTEHTRLASKYSLYMYREQGIDHDTRVRGIPVLFIPGNAGSYKQVRPIASEAANYFHDVLQHDPETYNAGIRSLDFFTVDFNEDITAFHGQTLLDQAEYLNEAIRYILSLYLDPRVSDRNPDLPDPTSVIVLGHSMGGIVARTMLIMPNYQTNSINTIITMSAPHARPPVSFDSQIVKAYKDINDYWRHAYSQQWANNNPLWHVTLVSIAGGGLDTVVPSDYASVESLVPDTHGFTVFTSTIPTVWTSMDHQAILWCDQFRKVLVRTLFDLSDVHRASQTKPRAERMRVFKKRLLTGMETVAEKTAPRSDPTTLLTVEDNSDTIIAQGERLVLRQLGTTGRVRAHLMTIPPPGPPEVKRFTLMTDIKLDQPGENGKLEVMFCSVVPSQPGQTGAGFPSQIDLSKGTAGTTRLACRSAAPDVIPLPGSNKTTAFPFYRDLEKQVLPFYYLEYDLDDIAEQQFIAVVEKATNPTQGFVIAEFSEQSQSHQTAQIGLQRLLTSGLKFTMPAARPMVTETKVPSLQSSLLAYNLRLNSHSCGNKEELFAPMVRQYLVEPFESKYFVNVRDAPISLHGVAPYVPPPLAKRSASEDGLSFQFWTDPTCDSSIEVELEVDFSGSLGKLYMRYRTVFAAFPLLVVALVLRKQFRVYDSTGVFITFTESLDLCLRQSIPLMLASLTMLTVATANPYPAGSASFWHWNKSTSSLVDFHLNDYLIGTQDPMFLFLIPMIGIICVGVCTVFNYITLALTHLLSSLFNLLAFRPAWVRNDERKKQGGAGFLSSSPRRRMITTAVLLFLVSTAIPYQFAYLVACLVQLTTTVRAQRIAQELQSAANSSFYNYVHSILILMLWILPINLPTLVVWIHNLAVHWLTPFTSHHNVLSIMPFIVLVETLTTGKMVPPVTGRMKHLTSILLFGIAIYAAVYGISYAYTLHHLVNLVVFWLVILHSTSDSWPISGLKHLYEGDAEDRKGGKEP, encoded by the exons ATGCCCAGCCTCTGTCCGGCTCTAACTACCGTCCCCACCAAAACGAAAAAAAGTCTGCCAGCGCCGATTCATGCCCAGCGTTTTGTCGCTGTCGCTATCGCGCCCCGTCAAAGTCCGTTCCCTCCCGCCTCCGTCTCCCTTGACCTCGAGCTGCCAAGGACCGCACCGCATCGAGAAGCGCAACCTGCCATAACGCACATCCCCAAAGGCAGGAGTCGTCCGCCAACCGACCCTGCTGGGATGACGAGGCACTCATCAGGATCCTCCGAAGACGGTGACACTTTGCACGTCGAGGTTCCTCATGTCAGTTCGTCCAACCAATCCACCCTGAGGCCACAGGCCGCCGCACAGCCTTCCACCTCAACTAGCCCAGACAGCACCgccagccatcaccaccaacgtcGCAGCAGCGTTGACCCGCGaacctcgtcctcgatcAGTCGGAGGTCAACCAGCATCAATTGGAAGCCTACCGAGACCAGGAATGGCTCACTAGAGAAGTCCCCATCGCCGACGcgcccaacaaccccctctccactCGGCCTGATACCGACCGCGAATGGGTCACATgcaaagaagagagagatggaaaaggcgCACGAGGCCATGTTTGCCGTCCGGCATCAGCGATGGCGAAGCCCGTGGGCAATTGGCCTTCTTGCGCTTGTCGCATCCATCACCGGTATCGCCTTGCTGCTGACGGTGGTTCACTCGTCGGTAACACGACAAATTGATCCAAAGGGCTGTCGAATGTCTTACTTGCGCCCGTCATACGCCAAGCTCAACGAGTTCGACACGGAGCACACCCGTCTCGCAAGCAAATATTCGCTATACATGTATCGCGAACAGGGAATTGACCATGACACAAGG GTACGAGGAATCCCCGTTCTCTTCATTCCTGGCAATGCCGGGAGCTACAAGCAAGTCCGACCCATTGCCTCTGAGGCAGCAAACTACTTCCACGATGTCCTGCAGCATGACCCCGAGACATACAACGCCGGCATCAGAAGCCTCGACTTCTTCACCGTCGATTTCAATGAAGATATCACGGCGTTCCACGGGCAGACCCTCCTCGACCAGGCCGAATACCTCAATGAGGCGATTCGCTACATCCTCTCGCTCTACCTCGATCCGCGCGTTTCCGACCGAAACCCTGATCTTCCCGACCCGACCTCGGTGATAGTGCTGGGCCACTCTATGGGAGGAATTGTTGCGCGGACAATGCTCATCATGCCCAACTACCAAACGAACTcgatcaacaccatcatcaccatgtcgGCGCCTCATGCCCGGCCGCCTGTGTCCTTTGACAGCCAGATCGTCAAGGCATACAAAGACATCAACGATTATTGGAGGCATGCCTACTCGCAACAGTgggccaacaacaaccccctctgGCATGTGACGCTTGTTTCGATCGCGGGCGGAGGACTCGATACCGTGGTCCCTTCGGATTATGCGAGCGTCGAGTCGTTGGTTCCGGACACGCATGGATTTACTGTCTTCACATCGACCATTCCCACAGTATGGACGAGCATGGATCATCAGGCGATTCTGTGGTGCGACCAGTTCCGCAAGGTGTTGGTTCGGACGCTATTTGACCTCTCCGATGTGCACAGGGCATCCCAAACGAAACCGAGGGCGGAGAGAATGCGCGTCTTCAAAAAGCGGCTGCTTACCGGCATGGAAACTGTTGCTGAGAAGACGGCGCCTCGATCTGACCCGACGACTTTGCTCACCGTGGAGGACAATTCTGACACCATCATTGCTCAGGGGGAGCGGTTAGTTTTGCGGCAATTGGGAACCACTGGCAGGGTTCGCGCCCACCTCATGACCATCCCACCTCCCGGGCCTCCCGAAGTCAAGCGCTTTACTTTGATGACCGATATCAAGCTCGACCAGCCTGGCGAGAACGGGAAGCTCGAAGTCATGTTTTGCAGCGTTGTCCCATCGCAACCGGGCCAAACCGGGGCAGGATTTCCAAGCCAAATCGACCTTTCCAAGGGTACTGCAGGAACTACCCGGCTGGCTTGCCGAAGTGCTGCCCCAGATGTCATTCCACTCCCTGGATCAAACAAGACAACCGCCTTTCCATTCTATAGGGACCTAGAGAAGCAGGTCCTGCCCTTCTACTACCTCGAGTACGACCTGGACGACATTGCTGAACAACAGTTCATTGCAGTGGTGGAGAAGGCAACGAATCCCACCCAAGGTTTCGTGATTGCCGAGTTCAGCGAGCAGTCGCAGTCACACCAAACAGCACAGATCGGCCTTCAACGTCTGCTCACCTCGGGCTTGAAGTTCACCATGCCTGCTGCACGACCGATGGTGACGGAAACCAAGGTGCCATCCTTGCAGTCGAGCTTGCTAGCCTACAACTTGCGCCTGAACAGCCACTCATGTGGCAACAAAGAGGAGCTCTTCGCCCCGATGGTGAGGCAGTATCTCGTGGAGCCGTTTGAGTCGAAGTATTTTGTCAATGTACGCGATGCGCCGATCAGCCTTCACGGTGTTGCTCCCTACGTCCCTCCGCCTCTTGCCAAGAGGTCCGCCAGCGAGGATGGACTGAGCTTTCAGTTTTGGACCGATCCTACTTGCGATTCCAGCATTgaggttgagcttgaggtGGATTTCAGTGGTAGTCTCGGCAAGCTGTATATGCGCTACCGTACCGTCTTTGCTGCGTTCCCGCTGCTCGTGGTGGCGCTCGTGTTGCGCAAACAGTTCCGCGTCTACGATTCCACGGGTGTGTTCATCACCTTCACAGAAAGCTTGGATCTTTGCCTCAGGCAGTCCATTCCGTTGATGCTTGCGTCGCTCACCATGTTGACCGTGGCCACGGCCAACCCGTACCCAGCTGGCAGCGCAAGCTTCTGGCATTGGAACAAGAGCACATCTTCGCTGGTCGATTTCCACCTCAACGACTATTTGATCGGTACTCAGGACCCGATGTTTCTGTTCTTGATTCCCATGATTGGAATAATATGCGTCGGAGTGTGCACCGTCTTCAACTACATCACACTTGCCCTCACGCACTTGTTGAGCAGCCTCTTCAACCTGTTGGCATTCCGCCCTGCGTGGGTTCGCAATGATGAACGCAAGAAACAAGGAGGCGCCGGGTTTCTGTCGTCATCACCCAGGCGCAGAATGATCACGACAGCCGTCTTGCTATTCCTCGTGTCTACAGCCATCCCGTACCAGTTTGCCTATCTGGTTGCCTGCCTGGTTCAACTGACAACCACAGTACGCGCGCAGCGAATCGCCCAGGAACTCCAGTCAGCAGCCAACTCGAGCTTTTACAACTACGTCCATTCGATTCTCATCCTCATGCTCTGGATCCTTCCCATCAACCTGCCAACGCTCGTGGTCTGGATACACAACCTGGCTGTTCATTGGCTCACGCCCTTCACCTCGCACCACAATGTATTGTCCATCATGCCATTCATCGTCCTTGTGGAGACCTTAACCACGGGCAAGATGGTTCCTCCGGTCACCGGTCGGATGAAGCACCTCACGAGCATTCTACTATTCGGCATTGCCATCTATGCTGCCGTGTATGGAATCTCTTACGCCTACACATTACACCACCTGGTCAACCTGGTCGTGTTTTGGCTGGTCATCCTTCACTCCACCTCGGACTCTTGGCCAATATCCGGGTTAAAACATTTGTACGAAGGAGACGCCGAGGACCGCAAGGGCGGTAAAGAGCCATGA
- the MSP1 gene encoding mitochondrial dynamin GTPase Msp1 (EggNog:ENOG503NVTE; COG:O): MSDNKRLRDLGAGLTSGMLLAAGALTAYLLLKDVVAPYFARVVDPDHEKNEATRKRAQANLQRIRKKIAENSANDAANTDASQKTSVEDLVLNEYENQVALEVVAPEDIPVGFDDIGGLEEIIEEVKEAIIYPLTMPHLYQHGGSLLAAPSGVLLYGPPGCGKTMLAKAVAHESGASFINLHISTLTEKWYGDSNKLVRAVFSLARKLEPAIIFIDEIDAVLGQRHNGEHEASGMVKAEFMTLWDGLTSSNAAGVPARIVVLGATNRINAIDEAILRRMPKKFPVSLPGTEQRRRILELILGNTKLDPDFDVEYIAKVTAGMSGSDLKEACRDAAMVPMREYIRQHRASGASMSRVAPEGVRGIRTDDFFGRRGGQVLHVPPPAATNGQSESEWRDVQELEEDVVTTLS; encoded by the exons ATGAGCGACAACAAGCGCTTAAGAGATCTGGGGGCGGGTTTGACCTCGGGCATGCTCCTTGCAGCTGGT GCCCTAACCGCGTACCTGCTACTCAAAGATGTCGTCGCCCCCTACTTTGCGCGGGTAGTCGACCCAGACCACGAGAAGAACGAAGCGACACGAAAAAGGGCACAGGCGAACCTGCAAAGGATACGAAAGAAGATTGCCGAGAACAGCGCAAATGACGCAGCCAACACAGATGCATCACAAAAGACCAGCGTTGAGGACTTGGTTCTGAACGAGTACGAAAACCAGGTAGCACTGGAGGTCGTCGCGCCAGAGGACATCCCGGTTGGCTTTGACGACATTGGAGGATTGGAGGAAATCATTGAAGAAGTGAAGGAGGCTATCATCTACCCATTAACGATGCCACATTTGTACCAGCATGGTGGGTCTCTCCTGGCTGCACCATCTGGCGTGCTGCTGTACGGCCCACCAGGCTGTGGCAAGACGATGCTGGCAAAGGCTGTGGCACACGAGAGCGGTGCCTCGTTCATCAACCTTCACATCTCGACACTTACGGAAAAATGGTATGGCGACTCCAACAAGCTGGTCCGTGCCGTCTTCTCTCTGGCGCGCAAGCTTGAGcccgccatcatcttcatcgatGAGATTGACGCTGTGCTGGGGCAACGACACAATGGCGAGCACGAAGCCAGTGGCATGGTCAAGGCTGA ATTCATGACGCTATGGGATGGTCTCACCTCGTCCAACGCCGCCGGTGTTCCTGCACGCATTGTTGTGCTCGGTGCCACCAACAGGATAAACGCCATCGACGAGGCCATTCTCAGGAGAATGCCCAAGAAATTCCCTGTTTCTCTTCCGGGAACTGAGCAGCGTCGTCGCATTCTCGAATTGATCCTCGGGAATACCAAGCTTGATCCGGACTTTGATGTTGAATATATTGCCAAGGTCACGGCGGGCATGTCCGGAAGTGATCTCAAGGAAGCGTGCCGCGACGCCGCCATGGTTCCCATGAGAGAGTATATCCGCCAGCATCGTGCGTCCGGGGCGTCCATGTCCCGGGTAGCCCCTGAGGGCGTCCGCGGTATCAGAACCGATGACTTCTTCGGTCGGCGAGGCGGACAGGTCCTTCATGTGCCACCGCCTGCTGCTACTAACGGGCAATCCGAAAGCGAATGGCGCGATGTCCAGGAACTCGAAGAGGACGTTGTTACCACGCTCTCTTAG
- the STR3 gene encoding cystathionine beta-lyase (COG:E; EggNog:ENOG503NW0R) — translation MASPSTPAQAAKKALSRVDLDGHALPPSPAPSSPHPGSRRYALATELVYTDSKDQYGASSIPIYQSATFKQTSSNGGNEYDYTRSGNPTRTHLERHLAKIMNATRCLAVGSGMGALDVITRLLKPGDEVITGDDLYGGTNRLLTYLKNNQGVVVHHVDTTNVDAVKEVITEKTAMVLLETPTNPLIKIVDVASIARASHEANSKALVVVDNTMLSPMLCNPLDLGADISYESGTKYLSGHHDIMAGVIAVNDAEIGDKMYFTINATGCGLSPNDSFLLMRGVKTLAIRMEKQQTSAQRIAEFLESHGFKVRYPGLRSHPQYDLHWSMARGAGAVLSFETGDVALSERIVEAARLWGISVSFGCVNSLISMPCRMSHASIDAKTRAERQMPEDIIRLCVGIEDVDDLIDDLTRALVQAGAVTLTIDGFHANEANGGSSTPSA, via the exons ATGGCTTCCCCAAGTACGCCCGCGCAGGCCGCGAAGAAGGCCCTCTCCAGAGTCGATCTCGATGGCCATGCTCTCCCCCCATCACCTGCCCCATCGAGTCCGCACCCTGGGTCACGCCGGTATGCTCTCGCAACCGAGCTCGTCTATACTGACTCCAAGGACCAGTATGGTGCCTCGAGCATCCCGATCTACCAGTCGGCCACCTTCAAGCAAACGTCTTCCAACGGCGGCAACGAGTATGACTACACTCGATCGGGAAACCCTACCCGGACCCATCTTGAACGCCACCTGGCCAAGATCATGAATGCGACCCGCTGCCTGGCTGTCGGCTCGGGAATGGGTGCATTGGATGTCATTACACGCCTTCTGAAACCAGGTGACGAGGTTATCACGGGCGATGATTTGTATGGTGGCACGAACCGGCTTCTGACATATCTGAAGAACAAccagggggttgttgtgcaTCAcgtcgacaccaccaacgtCGACGCCGTGAAGGAGGTGATTACGGAGAAGACGGCCATGGTTCTGCTGGAGACGCCGACGAACCCGCTGATCAAGATCGTCGATGTCGCGTCGATCGCCAGAGCATCGCACGAGGCCAACAGCAAGGCATTGGTTGTCGTCGACAACACCATGCTGTCGCCCATGCTCTGCAACCCTCTGGATCTCGGCGCCGACATTTCCTACGAGTCCGGCACCAAGTACCTCTCCGGTCACCACGATATCATGGCCGGTGTCATTGCCGTCAATGACGCAGAGATCGGAGACAAGATGTACTTTACTATCAATGCTACCGGCTGTGGACTCTCCCCCAACGACTCCTTTTTGCTCATGAGGGGTGTCAAGACACTGGCCATCCGCATGGAGAAGCAGCAGACCAGCGCTCAACGAATTGCCGAGTTTCTCGAGTCACACGGCTTCAAAGTTCGCTATCCAGGTCTCAGGTCTCATCCCCAGTACGATCTGCACTGGTCCATGGCTcgtggtgccggtgccgtgCTTTCCTTTGAGACTGGCGATGTCGCCCTTTCCGAGAGGATAGTGGAAGCTGCCAGGCTCTGGGGCATCAGTGTCAGTTTCGGCTGTGTCAATAGCTTGATCAGCATGCCATGCCGTATGAGCCATGCTAGCATCGACGCAAAGACAAGGGCGGAGAGGCAGATGCCTGAGGACATCATTCGCTTGTGTGTGGGTATCGAGGACGTGGACGATCTCATCGACGATCTTACTCGTGCT CTTGTGCAAGCCGGCGCTGTGACGCTGACGATCGATGGCTTTCACGCAAATGAGGCCAACGGCGGAAGCTCGACACCATCAGCTTAG